From Micromonas commoda chromosome 3, complete sequence, a single genomic window includes:
- a CDS encoding predicted protein: protein MRSSRSLRAALVTLAFLATSSAQDLNLGSLRYCGKQVLSEVDDNLSGVSVDPNDGTLVAVVNKPPMLVRYDPFASTSGCALTKREGIEASAWDSEGVTFLGASHVAVSQEADLDDPIPGQRVIVYDARTFQPTGEAYQLKALDEEPVKHNSGLEGVAYDPSTATFFVAREGKHDDGKMAVYSFQREPTLAATGEEDPDVDFSTVFRGNDAFDDAGVSMTDLAGVSFVPNRDPSLLLLSQETKTVALLRLASNQSTNDDPPVTAAVVGSLVVPDEEANQPEGVAWDHDRRRLWVVGEPNELLLWAEDCAAFPRGCDGEDDGDDDGEDDGGGEGDGGGEDDGGGEDDGDDRDDGGGEDDGDGEGGAVLGGAPPPPKKAGLEKGGVSAAAFVAVIVAGAAGYLAYARREALAERWRDVVGGGRSGGFERGRFLELSEDV, encoded by the coding sequence atgcgctcctcgcgctcgctcagggcggcgctggtgaccctcgcgttcctcgccacctcgagcgcgcagGATCTAAACCTTGGCTCGCTGCGTTACTGCGGCAAGCAGGTGCTGAGCGAGGTGGATGATAACCTCAGCGGGGTGTCCGTCGATCCgaacgacggcaccctcgtcgcggtcgtcaaCAAGCCTCCGATGCTGGTTCGGTACGACCCGTTCGCTTCCACGTCGGGGTGCGCGTTGACAAAACGCGAGGGCAtcgaggcgtcggcgtgggaTTCCGAGGGCGTGACTTTCCTGGGCGCCTCCCACGTGGCCGTGAGCCAGGAGGCGGATCTGGACGATCCGATCCCCGGACAACGAGTCATCGTGTACGACGCCCGCACGTTCCAGCCGACGGGCGAGGCGTACCAACTCAAGGCCCTGGACGAAGAGCCGGTCAAGCATAACAGTGGGCTGGAGGGCGTGGCGTACGATCCGAGCACCGCGACGTTTTtcgtggcgcgcgaggggaaGCACGACGACGGGAAAATGGCGGTGTACTCCTTCCAGCGGGAAccgaccctcgccgcgacgggcgaggaaGACCCCGACGTGGACTTCTCGACGGTGTTCCGGGGCAACGACGCGTTCGATGACGCGGGGGTTTCGATGACGGACCTCGCGGGGGTGTCCTTCGTGCCGAACCGGGACCCGTCGCTGTTGCTCCTGTCGCAGGAGACCAAGACCGTCGCGTTGCTTCGGCTCGCGTCGAATCAAAGTACCAACGACGACccgcccgtcaccgccgccgtcgtcgggtcgctcgtcgtcccagACGAGGAGGCCAATCAGCCGGAAGGGGTGGCGTGGGACCACGACAGGCGGCGCCTCtgggtcgtcggcgagccgAACGAGCTGCTGCTGTGGGCGGAGGACTGCGCGGCTTTTCCGCGGGGgtgcgacggggaggacgacggtgacgatgatggtgaggacgacgggggtggggagggcgacgggggtggggaggacgacgggggaggggaggacgacggtgacgaccgggatgacgggggcggcgaggatgacggggacggggagggcggggcggtgctcgggggcgctcctcctcctccaaaAAAAGCGGGGTTGGAAAAGGGCggcgtctcggcggcggcgttcgtcgcAGTCAtcgtggcgggcgcggcggggtacTTGGCGTAtgcgaggcgcgaggcgctcgcggagaggtggcgcgatgtcgtcggcggggggcgcTCGGGCGGTTTCGAACGCGGGAGGTTCCTCGAGCTCTCGGAGGACGTCTGA
- a CDS encoding predicted protein, translating to MSRERSHAAFVVLSCAAVLLTLLGVVGISRSVLASSVGPAAARGSAALGDDPARLGGARAAHARRCADVRIVGAGIVPRTASEDGEWWLGYPLGEQVDDVPTHYSHIMRNFVPSVLRCTAVNGPGACYDVHLPLARLRELGAGKDALIEAVTTEVASLVNNATVTFVDTSGQVAVSHHAGGGEVRRASSTSNDARPRGALGVRRAGPSRIQPQTTTTTTSGDSPPGDSPPRLCKADDASATTLYAPLRRVASANAKYWGEACADAPEVVHVVRGDVDAIAREMNVRSVEHLTDDELLERKVRAVTNPEEVDAFLRRWASKRGWRFGRVVADGMSVTEQRRAFCNARVVFGVHGAGLINVLWAGGEGRRWLIDVPPGDDGWFGEVCDVNGVRYTRSTTGHLTKDASYATKFEGDRVALVGWTRVNVRGLERDMERAGVGVEEEEEEDRSQRESGSSTPATTAQLPASSLPDRAPMTSVVPTLSLAPAPRATPPARRALVQARAAPTPPGAPSPPARASRRAVFGAALSATISSLLASPVKGAFAAEEGVVESSLPLTSPAAALGDLAVAAPGAEVYFGNGCFWGRQHEFVQTERTQLGRTDDEVSSLVGYAGGFSTEGKDGKVCYYYGSPDTVYERLGHGEVVRTVLSDASPEKATEDLRAFARTYFANFKKIRGFGMQRLDPQDAGAGYRNMIGVPGGIDSPLMKIIEEENVNGMRLLPGEGNAPNQKPAEDDVFNAVWIYDSDRLPFYPAEVYHQFHDGLGYRFPEEYTVELKKNAMRRGLVKDTGCPEMRERRFAEFESIAS from the exons ATGTCGAGGGAACGCTCccacgccgcgttcgtcgtcctatcctgcgcggcggtgctgctgaccctcctcggcgtggtTGGCATCTCGCGCTCGGtgctggcgtcgtcggtggggcccgcggccgcgcgcgggtccgccgcgctcggcgacgaccccgcgcgcctcggcggcgcccgagcggCGCACGCCCGACGATGCGCTGACGTtcgcatcgtcggcgcgggcatcgTCCCCCGCACCGcctccgaggacggcgagtgGTGGCTCGGGTACCCGCTCGGCGAGCAGGTGGACGACGTGCCGACGCACTACTCGCACATCATGAGAAACTTCGTCCCGTCGGTGCTGCGATGCACGGCGGTCAACGGACCGGGGGCGTGCTACGACGTGCACCTtccgctcgcgcggctgcgcgagttgggcgcggggaaggacgcgctcatcgaggcGGTCACGACGGAGGTGGCGTCGCTCGTCAACAACGCGACGGTGACATTCGTGGATACATCGGGACAAGTCGCCGTCTCTCATCACGCGGGGGGAGGAGAAgttcgtcgcgcgtcgtcgacgtcgaacgacgcccgcccgcgcggcgccctgggcgtccgccgcgcgggtcccaGCCGGATCCAACcccagacgacgacgacgacgacgtccggtgactcaccgcccggtgactcaccgcccaGGTTGTGcaaggcggacgacgcctccgcgacgaccctCTACGCGccgctccgtcgcgtcgcgtccgccaacGCCAAGTACTGGGGCGAGGcctgcgccgacgcgcccgaggtggtccacgtcgttcgcggcgacgtcgacgccatcgcgcgggagATGAACGTCCGCAGCGTGGAACACCTCACAGACGACGAGCTGCTGGAACGAAAAGTTCGCGCGGTGACAAACCCGGAGGAGGTTGACGCGTTTCTCCGTCGGTGGGCGAGTAAGCGCGGGTGGCGgttcggccgcgtcgtcgcggacggcaTGTCCGTCAcggagcagcgccgcgcgttctGCAACGCGCGCGTGGTGTTTGGTGTGCACGGCGCGGGGCTGATAAACGTGCTGTGGGCGGGGGGCGAAGGTCGGCGGTGGTTGATCGACGTTCCGCCGGGTGACGACGGTTGGTTCGGCGAGGTGTGCGACGTCAACGGCGTGCGGTACACCCGGTCCACCACCGGGCACCTGACGAAGGACGCGAGTTACGCGACCAAGTTTGAAGGGGACAGGGTGGCGCTCGTGGGGTGGACGAGGGTGAACGTGCGGGGGTTGGAACGAGACATggaacgcgcgggcgtcggcgtagaggaggaggaggaggaggatcg CTCGCAGCGCGAGTCTGGGTCCAGCACTCCAGCCACGACAGCACAGCTTCCTGCGTCATCACTTCCCGACCGCGCGCCAATGACGTCGGTCGTGCCCACCCTCTCgctcgctcccgcgccgcgcgctacccctcccgcgcgccgcgcgctcgtccaggcgcgcgcggcgcccaccccgcccggcgcgccctccccACCCGCGagagcgtcgaggcgcgccgtcTTCGGTGCCGCGTTAtccgcgacgatctcgagcCTGCTGGCGTCACCCGTCaagggcgcgttcgccgcggaggagggcgtcgtcgagtcgAGCCTTCCCCTGACttcgcccgcggccgcgctcggcgacctcgccgtcgccgcgcccggcgcggaggtgtACTTCGGCAACGGGTGCTTCTGGGGCCGCCAGCACGAGTTCGTGCAGACGGAGCGCACGCAGCTGGGGCgcacggacgacgaggtaAGCTCGCTCGTCGGGTACGCGGGAGGTTTCTCGACGGAAGGAAAGGACGGCAAGGTGTGCTACTACTACGGGAGCCCGGACACGGTgtacgagcgcctcggccacGGCGAGGTGGTGCGCACGGTGCTgagcgacgcgtcaccggagaaggcgacggaggaccTCCGAGCGTTCGCCAGGACCTACTTTGCCAACTTTAAGAAGATTCGGGGGTTCGGCATGCAGCGGCTGGACCCGCaagacgcgggcgcgggataCAGGAACATGAtcggcgtccccgggggAATCGACTCGCCGCTCATGAAgatcatcgaggaggagaacgTGAACGGCATGAGACTGTTACCCGGCGAGGGTAACGCGCCGAACCAGAAACCCGCCGAAGACGACGTCTTCAACGCGGTTTGGATCTACGACTCGGACCGCCTGCCGTTTTATCCCGCGGAGGTGTACCACCAGTTCCACGACGGGCTGGGGTACAGGTTCCCGGAGGAGTACACGGTGGAGCTCAAGAAGAACGCCATGCGCCGGGGGCTCGTCAAGGACACGGGGTGCCCGGAGATGCGCGAACGGAGGTTCGCAGAGTTCGAGTCCATCGCTTCGTGA
- a CDS encoding predicted protein: MGKVSYKAVLAGALLAASGAHASVVINEVAPKGDGVKCGGNDWIELYNGAAAEVNIGNFQIHDNKGAGDADTFTFAAGTKIASKGFLLLCQKDAPTAATEFAFGIGGEDTVTLLNAAGTVVDTTGKLPKVDFEVTDPSPTVYKTYAREKDGAGAVDGTAFKVLRKPSPGASNKDMLPDKLQVYLNEIADKGTDMAKTVACDPPADYVEIYNAEPDAVNITGWRLHDDNGKDHKDAYVHSGAVIPAGGFMLLCGEYKDGTGGFHDFKFGIGSDDKITLLDAANNTMDTAGPLLKRGDTTTVYGRTEDGSGIWTYLTPPTPKKTNKGMKYKPEGDAAATAPPGSSTVVLNEIADKGSDAVCNGEDWVELYNYGKNPVDIGKWHLADEKGVLHADVHIFPDNDKHVIPGYGFLLLCGEETFKFGIGGTDTVTLLNDKKQVVDEIELTGLGSPTKTMQRKVDGTGEWAYSENPAPSPGKSNCVGGCPLPAEDDDKKVSGGVIAGAVLGTVAGATVAGVIAHRVVNNYNKEKVPKTDRGFIDVNNV, translated from the coding sequence ATGGGAAAAGTTTCCTACAAAGCGGTTCTCGCTGGAGCGCTACTCGCGGCATCAggcgcgcacgcctcggTCGTAATCAACGAGGTCGCGCCAAAAGGCGACGGTGTCAAATGCGGTGGAAATGATTGGATCGAGCTCTACaacggcgcggccgccgaggtcaACATCGGCAACTTTCAGATCCACGACAACAAAggagcgggcgacgccgacacgttcacgttcgcggcgggcaccAAGATCGCCTCCAAGGGTTTCCTCCTCCTGTGCCAGAAAGATGCTCCGACTGCTGCCACCGAATTCGCATTCGGGATCGGCGGGGAGGACACCGTCACCCTCCTCAACGCAGCCGGCACCGTCGTCGACACCACGGGTAAGCTCCCGAAGGTCGATTTCGAGGTGACCGACCCGTCTCCCACGGTGTACAAGACCTACGCCCGCGagaaggacggcgcgggcgccgtcgacggaacCGCATTCAAGGTTCTGCGCAAGCCCTCCCCAGGCGCCAGCAACAAGGACATGCTGCCCGACAAGCTCCAGGTGTATCTTAACGAGATCGCCGACAAGGGCACCGACATGGCTAAGACCGTGGCTTGCGATCCTCCCGCGGATTACGTCGAGATCTACAacgccgagcccgacgcggtCAACATCACCGGCTGGAGGCTTCACGATGACAACGGCAAGGACCACAAGGACGCTTACGTTCACTCTGGCGCCGTGATCCCCGCCGGCGGTTTTATGCTCCTCTGTGGTGAGTACAAGGACGGGACCGGGGGTTTCCACGATTTCAAGTTCGGCATCGGATCCGACGATAAGATTACCCTTCTTGACGCCGCGAACAACACGATGGACACCGCCGGCCCGCTCCTCAAGCGCGGTGACACGACCACCGTGTATGGACGCACCGAGGACGGCAGTGGGATCTGGACGTATCTCACTCCTCCAACCCCGAAGAAAACCAACAAGGGGATGAAGTACAAGCCCGAaggcgatgccgccgcgacggctccgCCGGGATCATCCACCGTCGTGCTCAACGAGATCGCGGACAAGGGCAGCGATGCCGTGTGCAATGGTGAAGACTGGGTCGAGCTTTACAACTATGGCAAGAATCCCGTGGACATCGGGAAATGgcacctcgcggacgagaaaGGCGTCCTTCACGCGGACGTGCACATCTTCCCGGACAACGACAAACACGTCATCCCCGGATACGGATTTCTGCTGCTTTGCGGCGAGGAGACGTTCAAATTTGGCATCGGCGGCACCGACACCGTCACGCTCCTGAACGACAAGAAGCaggtcgtcgacgagatTGAACTGACCGGCTTGGGTTCTCCGACCAAGACCATGCAGAGGAAAGTCGACGGGACCGGTGAATGGGCCTATTCCGAGAACCCCGCGCCCAGTCCAGGAAAGAGCAACTGCGTGGGTGGTTGTCCACtgcccgcggaggacgacgacaagaagGTCAGCGGTGGTgtcatcgccggcgccgttctcggcaccgtcgccggagccaccgtcgccggtgtCATTGCGCACCGGGTCGTCAACAACTACAACAAGGAAAAGGTCCCGAAGACGGACCGTGGCTTCATCGACGTGAACAACGTCTGA
- a CDS encoding mitochondrial carrier family, with protein sequence MSDDDGVPLRQRAAGAAVAACVSAVVVNPLDVVKTRIQAQGAFATVKNGGGGGFAAQPALVGADHVCPPRCPTTGNLSKLCAPECNVYTSTYDVLRKIWRQEGPAALFRGTSTALAIAVPTVGIYLPCYDVCLGELKRRLGASEWGREYAPLAPVAAGAASRTLAVLCVAPLDLVRVRTQAMKTGGGGGGGGGGGGGGGGARGGPHVPGLWQGLAASAAGDRGAGGASGEGSNGIWKNGASSRGVVRRLWTGVAPTLARDVPYSAAYWLAVETLRDDLTRRVRVARGGGDDGGDSQTGEGGSTASGTVEPPLTRGDMLRVNFASGVCAGALTAALTTPLDVVKTRVQIRDVPKDFAGGIPVDGPGGAGAVPSGVKNGGVKRGLLSELGAVAREGGARALFAGWAPRAIRAGPTCGIVLVAYEFAKTWQM encoded by the coding sequence AtgtcggacgacgacggcgttccactgcgccagcgcgccgcgggcgccgcggtggcggcgtgcgtcTCCGCCGTGGTCGTCAACCCCCTCGACGTGGTCAAGACTCGCATCCAGGCGCAGGGTGCCTTTGCGACGGTcaagaacggcggcggcggcggattcgCCGCGCAACCCGCGCTGGTGGGCGCCGACCACGTGTGCCCGCCTCGATGCCCCACCACCGGCAACCTCAGCAAGCTGTGCGCCCCGGAGTGCAACGTCTACACGTCCACCTACGACGTCCTCCGCAAGATCTGGCGGCAGGAGgggcccgcggcgctgtTTCGCgggacgtccaccgcgctcgccatcgcggtaCCGACGGTGGGCATATACCTGCCGTGCTACGATGTGTGCCTCGGAGAGCTGAAGagacgcctcggcgcgtccgagtGGGGGAGGGAGtacgcgccgctcgcgcccgtcgcagcgggggcggcgtcgcggaccctCGCGGTGCTCTGCGTGGCGCCCTTAGATCTCGTGAGAGTCAGGACGCAGGCGATGAAaacgggcggaggcggaggaggaggcggaggaggaggcggaggcggaggcggggcgcgcggagggcccCACGTGCCGGGACTGTGGCAGggtctcgcggcgtccgcggcgggggaccgcggagcgggcggcgcgtcgggcgaaGGATCAAACGGAATTTGGAAAAACGGAGCCTCCTCACGCGGGGTTGTCCGAAGGCTGTGGACGGGCgtggcgccgacgctcgcgagggacgtgCCTTACTCGGCCGCGTACTGgctcgcggtggagacgctgcgcgacgacctgacgcggcgggtgcgcgtcgcgagggggggcggcgacgatggaggGGACTCGCAAACCGGCGAGGGgggttcgacggcgagcgggaCGGTTGAACCGCcgctcacccgcggcgacatGCTCCGCGTCAACTTCGCCTCGGGCGtgtgcgcgggggcgttgacggcggcgctgaccACCCCGCTGGACGTCGTGAAGACGCGTGTTCAAATCCGCGACGTGCCGAAAGATTTCGCGGGCGGGATACCCGTCgacggccccggcggcgcgggcgcggtgccgaGCGGCGTCAAGAACGGAGGCGTCAAGAGAGGCCTCCTCTCGGaactcggcgcggtggcgagggagggcggggcgagggcgctgttCGCCGggtgggcgccgagggcgatccgcgcgggtcccacGTGCGGCATAGTGCTCGTCGCGTACGAGTTTGCCAAGACGTGGCAGATGTGA